One Echeneis naucrates chromosome 1, fEcheNa1.1, whole genome shotgun sequence DNA segment encodes these proteins:
- the gpr137bb gene encoding integral membrane protein GPR137B, whose product MNGEAMEGNPAQEQQHAGNGSHLPPPPTITPAVPPSVKLGLTVAYTIFYSLLFAFIYAQLWLVLRYRHKRFSYQTAFLFLCLLWAALRALLFSFYFRDCVTANALHPFAFWLLYCFPVCLQFFTLSLMNLYCAQVYFKAKSKYSPALLKFRLPLYLVFLCVSLLFLVVNLVCALLVKMTTADVKTIVLVRVTINDSLFVLCAVSLSVCLYKVAKMSVANIYLESKVGLGAPCCHSGTSACQVTLIGVMVVLLYASRACYNLVVLALADIETINSFDYDWYNVSDQADLRSSLGDAGYVVFGVILFVWELLPTSLVVFFFRVRRPPQDRSTAGLPNHILSSRGYFFDNPRRYDSDDDLAWSIPPQNASASLSSDCYEWGSRHSSFTVNTNSDEQRLTATITTAATTITGEIHPYP is encoded by the exons ATGAATGGGGAGGCGATGGAGGGAAACCCGGCTCAGGAGCAGCAGCACGCCGGTAACGGctcccacctccctccccctcccaccatCACACCGGCCGTCCCCCCCTCGGTGAAGCTGGGCCTGACGGTGGCCTACACCATCTTCTACTCGCTGCTCTTCGCCTTCATCTACGCTCAGCTGTGGCTGGTGCTGCGATACCGACACAAACGCTTCAGCTACCAGACGGCCTTCCTGttcctgtgtctgctgtgggCCGCCCTCCGAGCGCTGCTCTTCTCCTTCTACTTCAGAGACTGTGTCACCGCCAACGCTCTCCACCCCTTCGCTTTCTGGCTGCTCTACTGCTTCCCTGTCTGCCTGCAGTTCTTCACCCTGAGCCTCATGAACCTCTACTGTGCCCAG GTTTACTTTAAGGCAAAGTCCAAGTACTCACCTGCCCTGCTGAAGTTCAG ACTCCCTCTGTACCTGGTCTTCCTGTGCGTCAGTCTGCTCTTCCTGGTGGTGAACCTGGTCTGCGCCTTGCTGGTGAAGATGACCACGGCCGACGTGAAGACCATCGTCCTGGTGAGGGTCACCATAAACGACAGTCTGTTCGTCCTCTGCGCGGTCTCGCTGTCCGTCTGCCTCTACAAGGTCGCCAAGATGTCGGTGGCCAACATTTACCTGGAGTCAAAGGTAGGGTTGGGAGCACCTTGCTGTCATTCT gGGACGTCGGCGTGTCAGGTGACCCTGATCGGCGTCATGGTGGTGCTGCTGTATGCGTCTCGGGCCTGCTACAACCTGGTGGTGCTCGCCCTCGCCGACATCGAGACCATCAACTCCTTTGACTACGACTGGTACAATGTCTCAGACCAG GCGGACTTGCGGTCGTCATTGGGCGACGCCGGTTACGTCGTGTTCGGGGTGATTCTGTTCGTCTGGGAGCTGCTGCCCACCTCGCTGgtcgtcttcttcttcagggTCCGACGGCCACCTCAGGACAGG AGCACTGCTGGGTTACCGAACCACATCCTTTCCTCCAGGGGATATTTCTTTGACAACCCTCGTCGCTATGACAGCGACGATGACCTGGCGTGGAGCATCCCTCCCCAGAATGCATCAGCGAG TCTTTCTTCTGACTGCTACGAGTGGGGCAGCCGCCACAGCAGTTTCACCGTGAACACCAACAGTGATGAACAACGCCTGACCGCCACCATCACCACCGCCGCCACCACCATCACCGGAGAGATCCATCCCTACCCATGA
- the ero1b gene encoding ERO1-like protein beta isoform X1: protein MWRLTLPALGVLLLAWFFGNFVLGWFQHNNVKPQTQHSEHRSGAPESPDQSCFCHLTGVLDDCFCDVESIDVFNNFKIYPRIKKLTERDYFRYYRVNLKRPCPFWPDDGHCSIKDCHVEPCPESKVPVGIKSGNYNKQLQTAQTHQQSPPLFICLQYSQAANTMSDMNECEQAKELGAINSTLSNQSKEAFADWARHDDAQDHFCELDDETSPDADYVDLLLNPERFTGYKGPSAWRVWNSIYEENCFKPRSVYRPLNPLAPSRGDDDGEGFYTWLEGLCLEKRVFYRLISGLHSSINIHLCADYLLDEGWGRSVWGPNLQEFRRRFDTAETKGEGTRRLKNLYFLYLIELRALYKVAPYFERAFVNLYTGNTQEDGATKDLLLQVFNEIKAFPMHFDEKSMFAGHKMEAKTLKEEFRLHFKNISRIMDCVGCSKCRLWGKLQTQGLGTALKILFSEKEIKNLPEHSPSKGFQLTRQEIVALMNGFGRLSTSIHQLHNFRLLLKENRLGQTSGDPGEGGRSGGEQSGD from the exons ATGTGGAGACTAACTTTACCGGCGCTCGGTGTTTTGCTGCTGGCCTGGTTCTTTGGGAACTTTGTTCTGGGTTGGTTTCAACACAACAACGTTAAACCCCAGACACAGCACAGCGAGCACCGGAGCGGAGCTCCAGAGAGCCCGGACCAGAGCTGCTTCTGCCAT ctcACTGGAGTCCTGGACGACTGCTTCTGTGACGTTGAGAGCATCGACGTCTTCAACAACTTCAAGATTTACCCTCGCATCAAGAAGCTGACGGAGAGAGACTACTTCAGATACTACAGG GTGAACTTGAAGCGTCCGTGTCCCTTCTGGCCTGATGATGGACACTGCTCCATCAAAGACTGTCATGTGGAGCCCTGccctgag AGTAAAGTCCCCGTCGGCATCAAGTCTGGGAACTACAACAAG cagcttcagactgcacagacacaccaaCAGTCTCCCCCCCTCTTCATCTGTCTCCAGTACTCCCAGGCAGCGAATACGATGTCGGACATGAATGAGTGTGAGCAGGCCAAAGAGCTGGGCGCCATCAACAGCACCCTAAG taACCAGAGTAAAGAGGCGTTCGCTGACTGGGCGAGGCATGACGACGCTCAGGATCACTTCTGTGAGCTGGATG ATGAAACCTCTCCGGATGCTGATTATGTGGATCTGCTGCTGAATCCAGAGCGGTTCACTGGATATAAAGGTCCTTCGGCCTGGAGAGTCTGGAACAGCATCTATGAGGAGAATTGTTTCaa GCCCAGATCGGTGTACCGACCTCTGAACCCTCTGGCTCCGAGCAGAG GAGACGACGACG GAGAAGGTTTCTACACCTGGCTCGAGG GTTTGTGTTTGGAGAAGAGAGTTTTTTACCGCCTCATCTCCGGCCTCCacagcagcatcaacatccACCTGTGTGCTGACTACCTGCTGGATG AGGGGTGGGGCCGCTCAGTGTGGGGCCCAAACCTCCAGGAGTTTCGGCGGCGTTTCGACACAGCCGAGACGAAGGGCGAGGGCACGAGGCGCCTGAAGAACCTCTACTTCCTGTACCTGATCGAGCTGAGGGCGCTCTACAAGGTGGCGCCGTACTTCGAACGTGCCTTCGTCAACCTGTACACTGGAAACACGCAGGAGGACGGGGCCACCAAAGACCTGCTGCTCCAGGTCTTCAACGAGATCAA AGCCTTCCCGATGCACTTTGATGAGAAGTCCATGTTTGCTGGACACAAGATGGAGGCCAAGACACTGAAG GAGGAGTTCCGCCTCCATTTCAAGAACATCTCCAGGATCATGGACTGTGTCGGCTGCAGCAAGTGTCGCCTGTGGGGGAAACTGCAG ACTCAGGGCCTGGGCACGGCCTTGAAGATCCTCTTCTCCGAGAAGGAGATCAAGAACCTACCAGAACACAGCCCGTCTAAAGGATTCCAGCTGACCCGACAGGAGATCGTGGCGTTGATGAACGGCTTCGGCAG GTTGTCCACCAGTATTCATCAGCTACACAACTTCCGCTTGCTGCTGAAGGAGAACAG ACTCGGACAGACCAGCGGTGATCCCGGTGAAGGAGGCCGGTCAGGAGGCGAGCAAAGCGGCgactga
- the ero1b gene encoding ERO1-like protein beta isoform X2, with amino-acid sequence MWRLTLPALGVLLLAWFFGNFVLGWFQHNNVKPQTQHSEHRSGAPESPDQSCFCHLTGVLDDCFCDVESIDVFNNFKIYPRIKKLTERDYFRYYRVNLKRPCPFWPDDGHCSIKDCHVEPCPESKVPVGIKSGNYNKYSQAANTMSDMNECEQAKELGAINSTLSNQSKEAFADWARHDDAQDHFCELDDETSPDADYVDLLLNPERFTGYKGPSAWRVWNSIYEENCFKPRSVYRPLNPLAPSRGDDDGEGFYTWLEGLCLEKRVFYRLISGLHSSINIHLCADYLLDEGWGRSVWGPNLQEFRRRFDTAETKGEGTRRLKNLYFLYLIELRALYKVAPYFERAFVNLYTGNTQEDGATKDLLLQVFNEIKAFPMHFDEKSMFAGHKMEAKTLKEEFRLHFKNISRIMDCVGCSKCRLWGKLQTQGLGTALKILFSEKEIKNLPEHSPSKGFQLTRQEIVALMNGFGRLSTSIHQLHNFRLLLKENRLGQTSGDPGEGGRSGGEQSGD; translated from the exons ATGTGGAGACTAACTTTACCGGCGCTCGGTGTTTTGCTGCTGGCCTGGTTCTTTGGGAACTTTGTTCTGGGTTGGTTTCAACACAACAACGTTAAACCCCAGACACAGCACAGCGAGCACCGGAGCGGAGCTCCAGAGAGCCCGGACCAGAGCTGCTTCTGCCAT ctcACTGGAGTCCTGGACGACTGCTTCTGTGACGTTGAGAGCATCGACGTCTTCAACAACTTCAAGATTTACCCTCGCATCAAGAAGCTGACGGAGAGAGACTACTTCAGATACTACAGG GTGAACTTGAAGCGTCCGTGTCCCTTCTGGCCTGATGATGGACACTGCTCCATCAAAGACTGTCATGTGGAGCCCTGccctgag AGTAAAGTCCCCGTCGGCATCAAGTCTGGGAACTACAACAAG TACTCCCAGGCAGCGAATACGATGTCGGACATGAATGAGTGTGAGCAGGCCAAAGAGCTGGGCGCCATCAACAGCACCCTAAG taACCAGAGTAAAGAGGCGTTCGCTGACTGGGCGAGGCATGACGACGCTCAGGATCACTTCTGTGAGCTGGATG ATGAAACCTCTCCGGATGCTGATTATGTGGATCTGCTGCTGAATCCAGAGCGGTTCACTGGATATAAAGGTCCTTCGGCCTGGAGAGTCTGGAACAGCATCTATGAGGAGAATTGTTTCaa GCCCAGATCGGTGTACCGACCTCTGAACCCTCTGGCTCCGAGCAGAG GAGACGACGACG GAGAAGGTTTCTACACCTGGCTCGAGG GTTTGTGTTTGGAGAAGAGAGTTTTTTACCGCCTCATCTCCGGCCTCCacagcagcatcaacatccACCTGTGTGCTGACTACCTGCTGGATG AGGGGTGGGGCCGCTCAGTGTGGGGCCCAAACCTCCAGGAGTTTCGGCGGCGTTTCGACACAGCCGAGACGAAGGGCGAGGGCACGAGGCGCCTGAAGAACCTCTACTTCCTGTACCTGATCGAGCTGAGGGCGCTCTACAAGGTGGCGCCGTACTTCGAACGTGCCTTCGTCAACCTGTACACTGGAAACACGCAGGAGGACGGGGCCACCAAAGACCTGCTGCTCCAGGTCTTCAACGAGATCAA AGCCTTCCCGATGCACTTTGATGAGAAGTCCATGTTTGCTGGACACAAGATGGAGGCCAAGACACTGAAG GAGGAGTTCCGCCTCCATTTCAAGAACATCTCCAGGATCATGGACTGTGTCGGCTGCAGCAAGTGTCGCCTGTGGGGGAAACTGCAG ACTCAGGGCCTGGGCACGGCCTTGAAGATCCTCTTCTCCGAGAAGGAGATCAAGAACCTACCAGAACACAGCCCGTCTAAAGGATTCCAGCTGACCCGACAGGAGATCGTGGCGTTGATGAACGGCTTCGGCAG GTTGTCCACCAGTATTCATCAGCTACACAACTTCCGCTTGCTGCTGAAGGAGAACAG ACTCGGACAGACCAGCGGTGATCCCGGTGAAGGAGGCCGGTCAGGAGGCGAGCAAAGCGGCgactga
- the ero1b gene encoding ERO1-like protein beta isoform X3 translates to MLRGLGLLLPFLALGGLLHSELTGVLDDCFCDVESIDVFNNFKIYPRIKKLTERDYFRYYRVNLKRPCPFWPDDGHCSIKDCHVEPCPESKVPVGIKSGNYNKQLQTAQTHQQSPPLFICLQYSQAANTMSDMNECEQAKELGAINSTLSNQSKEAFADWARHDDAQDHFCELDDETSPDADYVDLLLNPERFTGYKGPSAWRVWNSIYEENCFKPRSVYRPLNPLAPSRGDDDGEGFYTWLEGLCLEKRVFYRLISGLHSSINIHLCADYLLDEGWGRSVWGPNLQEFRRRFDTAETKGEGTRRLKNLYFLYLIELRALYKVAPYFERAFVNLYTGNTQEDGATKDLLLQVFNEIKAFPMHFDEKSMFAGHKMEAKTLKEEFRLHFKNISRIMDCVGCSKCRLWGKLQTQGLGTALKILFSEKEIKNLPEHSPSKGFQLTRQEIVALMNGFGRLSTSIHQLHNFRLLLKENRLGQTSGDPGEGGRSGGEQSGD, encoded by the exons ATGCTGAGGGGACTGGGCCTCCTCCTGCCTTTCCTGGCGCTCGGTGGACTCCTGCATTCAGAG ctcACTGGAGTCCTGGACGACTGCTTCTGTGACGTTGAGAGCATCGACGTCTTCAACAACTTCAAGATTTACCCTCGCATCAAGAAGCTGACGGAGAGAGACTACTTCAGATACTACAGG GTGAACTTGAAGCGTCCGTGTCCCTTCTGGCCTGATGATGGACACTGCTCCATCAAAGACTGTCATGTGGAGCCCTGccctgag AGTAAAGTCCCCGTCGGCATCAAGTCTGGGAACTACAACAAG cagcttcagactgcacagacacaccaaCAGTCTCCCCCCCTCTTCATCTGTCTCCAGTACTCCCAGGCAGCGAATACGATGTCGGACATGAATGAGTGTGAGCAGGCCAAAGAGCTGGGCGCCATCAACAGCACCCTAAG taACCAGAGTAAAGAGGCGTTCGCTGACTGGGCGAGGCATGACGACGCTCAGGATCACTTCTGTGAGCTGGATG ATGAAACCTCTCCGGATGCTGATTATGTGGATCTGCTGCTGAATCCAGAGCGGTTCACTGGATATAAAGGTCCTTCGGCCTGGAGAGTCTGGAACAGCATCTATGAGGAGAATTGTTTCaa GCCCAGATCGGTGTACCGACCTCTGAACCCTCTGGCTCCGAGCAGAG GAGACGACGACG GAGAAGGTTTCTACACCTGGCTCGAGG GTTTGTGTTTGGAGAAGAGAGTTTTTTACCGCCTCATCTCCGGCCTCCacagcagcatcaacatccACCTGTGTGCTGACTACCTGCTGGATG AGGGGTGGGGCCGCTCAGTGTGGGGCCCAAACCTCCAGGAGTTTCGGCGGCGTTTCGACACAGCCGAGACGAAGGGCGAGGGCACGAGGCGCCTGAAGAACCTCTACTTCCTGTACCTGATCGAGCTGAGGGCGCTCTACAAGGTGGCGCCGTACTTCGAACGTGCCTTCGTCAACCTGTACACTGGAAACACGCAGGAGGACGGGGCCACCAAAGACCTGCTGCTCCAGGTCTTCAACGAGATCAA AGCCTTCCCGATGCACTTTGATGAGAAGTCCATGTTTGCTGGACACAAGATGGAGGCCAAGACACTGAAG GAGGAGTTCCGCCTCCATTTCAAGAACATCTCCAGGATCATGGACTGTGTCGGCTGCAGCAAGTGTCGCCTGTGGGGGAAACTGCAG ACTCAGGGCCTGGGCACGGCCTTGAAGATCCTCTTCTCCGAGAAGGAGATCAAGAACCTACCAGAACACAGCCCGTCTAAAGGATTCCAGCTGACCCGACAGGAGATCGTGGCGTTGATGAACGGCTTCGGCAG GTTGTCCACCAGTATTCATCAGCTACACAACTTCCGCTTGCTGCTGAAGGAGAACAG ACTCGGACAGACCAGCGGTGATCCCGGTGAAGGAGGCCGGTCAGGAGGCGAGCAAAGCGGCgactga